The genomic window ATTTCGACCAACGGTTGCAGGTTGCTGATTTTGTTCTTGCTGATCAACAATAGATTTAATTCCTGCAGGCCGGATAGCGGCTGTAGGTTTTCGATCGCGTTGCCGCTGACGTTTAAAGTCGTTAGCCAGTTGAGTTTGGCGATCGGTTGCAGATCGGTCAGCTGATTGTTTTGGGCGTCGAGCGACCAGATCTTGGTGAGTTCGGCGATCGGCTGCAGCGTGGTCAGCTGATTGTCGGCCACGTACAAGGTTCGCAGGTTGGCCATCGCGGTCAGCGGGGAGAGATCTTTGACTTTGTTTCGCGAGACATCCAATAGTTGAATCCCGGTCAGATCTTTCAGCGGTTTCAGGTCTTCGATTTGATTGCCCGCCAGGGTCACCGACTGCAGCCGTTTCAGCTTGGCGATGGGCGTCAGATCCGTGATCGCGTTGTCTTCAAAATCCAGCAACATCACCGCCGGGCAGTGCTGCAGGCCTTCCAGGTTTTTGATCTCCTTGCCCCGCCCCACCACGCGAGAGATGTTCTGCACATCTTCTTTGGTGAGCGGTTCTTCGTTGTATCGTTTGGCAAATACCTCGGCGCGGACGGCGGCTTCCAGACCGGGGTCGGGGAACAACCGGGGTGGATCGTCGGCGAAGCCGGTACTTGAAAAACTGGAGAAACTCAAGCAACAGGCAACCGTCAGGTTCAGCAATACGCAATAACGCATCATTGATCTCGAACACAAAGGGAGGGAGAGAATTAGGTGGGAATCCCTCCAGCGTAATTCGTCCATGGGCCCACGACCACAGGGAGAGCCCTGGGGGAGCGGAGAAAGGCGGGCGGCGACGGTTTTTTCAGGGAACTGCCCGACGACCGCTGATAAAGTTCCCCGGGCTGGTAATATGAAGTCCACCCTAGCGGTACAATCATTTCCCGTGAGCGAATTTTCGAAGGCAGGCAGCGTGTGAGCGAAGAGGCGGAATTAATCGACGCCGCCCTGGAGGGGGATACCGAAGCGTTCGGACGCTTGGTGCAGACGCATCAGGACCGCCTGTTTGGTGCCATGCTGCAAGTCACGCGATCGGCCGAGGAAGCCGAGGATGTGGTCCAAGAGGCCTTCGTGCGGGCGTACGTCAAACTGCACACTTTCCAGCGAAACAGCCGCTTTTTCACCTGGTTGTACCGCATCGCCTTTAATAGCGCGTTGTCCCGGCGACGCCGCAAACGAGCCACCATTTCGCTCGATCAAACCCGCGAAGTGACGGGCATCGAGCCCATCGATGTGGTCGACGCCCCGGATGAGCGAATGCTGCAGGGCGAACGCGTCAACATGGTCCGCGCGGCCCTCGATCGACTGTCCGACGAACATCGGGCGATCATGGTCTTGCGGGAATTGGAGAATCATGCCTATGAGGATATCGCGGAAATTCTAGAAATCTCCATCGGCACCGTCCGCAGCCGGCTGAACCGAGCTCGCACCCAACTGCGGCAGACGCTCGAAGCCATGCGGCAAGCCGAGGAACCCAGCGAAGAACCCTAGTCGAACAGGTACCGCGATGGCGGCTCGGCCCCCCCGAAATCCTCACAACGCCAACAGCACCAAAAGTTCCAAAAGTTCCAAAAGTTCCAAAAGCACTGAGGGCACTGAGGGCACGAAAAATATTCTCGATCTGCACAGCACCCCCGCCGGCCACGATGGCTCTTCGGCCAAACCCGTCTCCAAGCCCTTCCTGGGCGTCCTGTTCCGCTGCTGCAACCAATACGCCCGGATCTACCGGCGAGCCGACTTGACGGCCTACGAGGGCAAGTGCCCGCGGTGCGGCAAACGGCTGCGCGTGCCGATCGGCAGCGGCGGCACGGGCATGCGATTCTTCGGCACCCAGTAAAACGCCTCCACGTAGCCGAAGTCGCCAGACTTTGGACAAAGCGGCGGACGATCCAAACTCTGGCGAGTTCGGCTACGAAGATGTTGCGCCCCCGCCCGCGATTGCCATTGGTGCCGCGGTGGGGCTTTGCTATGACAGCTTTCTCTGAATTCCTTTGTCCGGGTGGATTGACCGTGCTTGCAGACTACAAAGTTGGCCGCTGCTCTCGCAGGTGTTATGCCGAAAACCGTCCGCTGGAACCGGGCGAAACGTTTTATTCGGTGGTCCTGCCCGACGACGAGGGCGAGCTGCAGCGACGCGATTATTCCGCTCGCGCTTGGTCCGAACCGCCCGAAGGCGCGCTGGGCTGGTGGAAAGGCCGGATTCCCGAAGCCGGTAAACAAAAACTGGTCCTGGCCCCCAATCCCGTGCTGGTCGACATCCTCCGCCAACTGGCCGCCAGCCAAGAACGTGCCGAGCTGGCCTACCTGCTGGCCCTGCTGCTGATGCGCCGCCGCGTCGTGCGACCGGTCGATGACGCCGAATCGCCCGCTCTGGGCGCCCCGGCGGAGGAACCGGCCGAGGCGGAACCCGGCGAACAGGATCCGCAGCCGCAAGCCGTGTTGACCGTTGAAGTCCTCAGCGGCGGGGAACAGATTCAGGTTCTCGAATGTGAAATCCAAGCCGGCGATGCGGTTCGCCTGCGCGAAGAATTAAACGAACTGCTGTACTGCGAGGCGGAATGAACGCTCGACCCCCGATCATACAGGGTTCCCCGATCATGCAACGTTCCCCGGTCATGCAGCGTTCCCCGGTCATGCAGCGTTTTTCGATGTGGGACGCCGTGGAGCGTTCCCGCTACCTGCGACTGGTGGCGACGCTGTTTGTGGTCTGGGTTGCCGGCGGGGCGGCTTGTTTCCGCCAGCAGCGAGTCGATTTCGCAGCGCCCCCGGTCGTGTTCGAGACGGTGCCGACGTTGGAAGAACTGGCCGAAGTCGTCAACCGCACCGATTCGATTCGCAAGCTGCAAAGCAATTCGGCGACCGTCACCGCGCCTTTGATGTCCGACAAAAGCCTTACCTCCACGTTGGTGCTGGAACGCGACAGGCGGTTTCGCATGAAAGGCAATATCTCGCCGCTGCCGGTGACCATTTGCGACCTCGGCAGCAACGACGAGGTGTTCTGGTTGCAGGTGCCAGAAGGCATGCATCAGACCTTGTATTTCGCTCGTCACGAAGACTTCGCCGGGCAATCGCAGCGGATGATCTTGCCGATCGAACCGGCTTGGTTGATCGACGCTTTGGGCCTGGTGCACCTGGATCCGGCCAGCGTCACCGAAGGACCCACGCGACGCCCCGACGGGCAGTTGGAAGTTCGCAGCCAGATCGACCGAGCCGATGGGCCGTATCGCCGTGTGTGCGTGATCAACGATCAGACAGGTGTGGTGACCGAACAGTATTTGTACGGGCCCAATAACCAATTGGTGGCCCGCGCCATGGCGTCGCAGCATCGTTATTACGAAGCCGAGCAGTGTTCGCTGCCGCATTTTGTGAAGGTGCATCTGCAGCCCGCCGGCGGGCCTCCGCTGGCCTTGGAGTTGGAGATCGGACAGTACACCATCAACCAAATTCTGTCGGGCGATCCCGACCTGTTTAAGATGCCGCAAAACGCTTCGCAGCAAATCGATCTGGCGACCCTCGGTGGAGCTCAGCTGCGGGCTTTGTCCGGTTCGCCTCCGGCCCACTTGGTTCCACCGCCCACCGCCGCTTCGGCGGCACCAACGGCTCCGCCAGCCTCAGGACCGGCGACCGCTTGGCCGGACCCCGATGAGATCAAGTCGGTGTTCCAGATGCCACCGGAGGAAGCGGGCGAGGACGTGCCGAGAACCGCGGGGGCCGGTTACGCGCCCGCGACCACGTACCGCCCGGCGCTGCGCGGCACGACGCTGCGGTAGTGGGGCCTGCCAGAATCCTCGTAGCCGAACTCACCAGAGTTTGGACGGTATTGTACTCTCCCCTTGGGAGAGTCGAGCGTCAGCGAGGAGGACCGCGCCGCCTGCAGAGTAAAGCTCGATGCTCCGCGGAAAGACGCGTCCAAAGTCTGGCGACTTCGGCTACACGTCGTCGCGGAGTTTTGCGCGGGCGCGGCTGAGCATGGGGCCGACGCTGTTTTCGGGCAGTCCCGCCGCGGCGCTGATTTCGCCGTACGACTTGCCTTCCAGATGAAACATGCGGACCACGTTGGCTTCTTTGGGATCCAGCCGAGCCATCATCTGCTCAACTTGCTCTTGGTCGGCGATGCGATTCTCGTGGGTCGCTTCGATAGCCGGATCGACCGGTTCGGCGCCGGCAATCATTTGAAATCCGGCTGCTAGCATGCGTCGCACGATGATGCGACGAGCGACCACGGCCAGGTAGGTGGCCAGCGAGCAATTGCGGCGGAAGCGACGCAGCACGGCAAACTGATTGTCCACCAAGACCATGAACACGTCGGCAACCAGATCGTCACGCTGCTCGGGCTGCAGCTGTATTTGCCGCGTCTGGGCG from Roseimaritima ulvae includes these protein-coding regions:
- a CDS encoding RNA polymerase sigma factor; protein product: MSEEAELIDAALEGDTEAFGRLVQTHQDRLFGAMLQVTRSAEEAEDVVQEAFVRAYVKLHTFQRNSRFFTWLYRIAFNSALSRRRRKRATISLDQTREVTGIEPIDVVDAPDERMLQGERVNMVRAALDRLSDEHRAIMVLRELENHAYEDIAEILEISIGTVRSRLNRARTQLRQTLEAMRQAEEPSEEP
- a CDS encoding RNA polymerase sigma factor, with the translated sequence MSLSEVDRRLLDQCLEQAPRAWENFVDRFLGLVVHVVNHTAQTRQIQLQPEQRDDLVADVFMVLVDNQFAVLRRFRRNCSLATYLAVVARRIIVRRMLAAGFQMIAGAEPVDPAIEATHENRIADQEQVEQMMARLDPKEANVVRMFHLEGKSYGEISAAAGLPENSVGPMLSRARAKLRDDV
- a CDS encoding leucine-rich repeat domain-containing protein, whose amino-acid sequence is MMRYCVLLNLTVACCLSFSSFSSTGFADDPPRLFPDPGLEAAVRAEVFAKRYNEEPLTKEDVQNISRVVGRGKEIKNLEGLQHCPAVMLLDFEDNAITDLTPIAKLKRLQSVTLAGNQIEDLKPLKDLTGIQLLDVSRNKVKDLSPLTAMANLRTLYVADNQLTTLQPIAELTKIWSLDAQNNQLTDLQPIAKLNWLTTLNVSGNAIENLQPLSGLQELNLLLISKNKISNLQPLVEMCQQDAEGARRFAPYLRLYLGENPLSEDAKTKQIEALKAVGVDVFDK